In Candidatus Contubernalis alkalaceticus, the following proteins share a genomic window:
- a CDS encoding ABC transporter ATP-binding protein has protein sequence MNFFSIIRAATLGSPGKTRRMILLSILEFAVRGMPYGILILAVWEFMNPLMNPGTPLDINKIIYLCLGLLAVTILLFFVTRASYLATNIDSYNIGAQGRVAMAEHIRRLPMGFFNSRDPGDVTAYLLSDYSNIEFMLSHLVPQIIGAMAMPLVILIFLSTVDWRMALAAAAVIPLAVPITLLSGKIITYFGGKHQKTKITTTSRMLEYLAGIRVIKAYNLRGVRFERLKNAFNQLKKESIYLEAGAGPTVILAGVVLNGGLSLLMILGLYLLLGGTLSIPVYIMFLIIATRIYEPITSSFMLMGELNYFKLGVKRIEELESNRPLPEPAEDRELEHFNIEFKDVTFRYYNTEVLKKVSFTVEENSLTALVGPSGSGKTTVTRLIARFWDTDTGSILMGGRDIKELKTERLLSYISIVFQDVYLFNDTIYNNIKVGKKEASREEVLEAAKKAQCLEFIEKLPGGFEAMVGEGGSTLSGGEKQRISIARALLKDAPVVLLDEATASLDPGNEISIQQAIQELLKNKTVIVIAHKLRTIQYADNIIVLNQGKVEESGKHQELLEAGGLYAHLWREQQKAGGWKFGMKEALGQASGGIQCD, from the coding sequence ATGAATTTCTTTTCAATCATCAGGGCTGCAACCCTGGGGAGTCCCGGGAAAACCAGAAGGATGATCTTGTTGAGCATATTGGAATTTGCCGTAAGGGGCATGCCCTATGGAATTTTAATCCTGGCAGTGTGGGAGTTCATGAATCCTCTTATGAATCCCGGAACACCGCTGGATATAAACAAAATAATATATCTCTGCCTGGGCCTGCTGGCAGTCACTATACTCCTGTTTTTTGTCACCCGGGCCTCTTACCTGGCAACCAACATAGACAGTTATAACATAGGGGCCCAAGGGAGGGTGGCCATGGCAGAGCATATCCGCAGGCTTCCCATGGGTTTTTTTAACTCCCGGGACCCCGGGGATGTAACGGCCTATCTTTTGAGCGATTACAGCAACATCGAATTTATGCTGAGCCACCTGGTGCCTCAAATCATTGGAGCCATGGCCATGCCTCTCGTGATTCTAATTTTTCTCAGCACGGTGGATTGGCGTATGGCCCTGGCTGCCGCCGCGGTGATTCCCCTGGCGGTTCCCATCACCCTTCTTTCGGGGAAAATTATTACCTACTTCGGCGGCAAGCATCAAAAGACCAAAATAACTACTACCTCTCGCATGTTGGAATATCTTGCGGGGATACGGGTTATCAAAGCCTATAACTTACGGGGAGTACGGTTTGAAAGGTTAAAAAATGCCTTCAACCAGTTGAAGAAAGAAAGCATTTATTTGGAGGCAGGAGCAGGGCCCACGGTGATTTTGGCAGGGGTTGTTTTAAACGGGGGCCTTTCCCTTCTCATGATTCTGGGCCTCTACCTGCTGCTGGGGGGCACCTTGAGTATCCCCGTGTATATAATGTTTTTGATTATCGCCACCCGGATTTATGAGCCTATAACCTCCTCCTTTATGCTGATGGGTGAGCTGAACTACTTTAAACTGGGGGTAAAGCGCATTGAAGAACTAGAGAGCAACCGTCCCCTGCCGGAACCGGCAGAGGACCGGGAGCTGGAGCATTTTAATATTGAATTTAAAGATGTAACCTTCCGCTATTACAACACAGAGGTATTGAAGAAGGTCAGTTTTACGGTGGAGGAAAATTCCCTCACCGCCCTGGTGGGGCCTTCGGGCTCAGGGAAGACCACGGTAACCCGGTTAATCGCCCGGTTCTGGGATACGGACACCGGGAGTATCCTCATGGGGGGAAGGGACATCAAAGAGCTGAAAACGGAGCGCCTTCTCTCTTATATCAGCATCGTCTTTCAGGATGTCTACCTGTTCAACGACACCATCTACAACAATATTAAGGTGGGGAAAAAGGAGGCCTCCCGGGAAGAGGTCCTGGAGGCAGCTAAAAAAGCCCAATGCCTGGAATTTATCGAAAAACTGCCGGGAGGTTTCGAAGCCATGGTGGGAGAGGGGGGCAGCACTCTTTCCGGTGGGGAAAAACAGCGCATATCCATTGCCCGGGCCCTTTTAAAGGACGCCCCCGTTGTCCTGCTGGATGAGGCTACCGCCTCCCTGGATCCCGGTAATGAAATATCTATCCAGCAGGCCATACAGGAGCTTCTAAAAAATAAAACGGTGATTGTCATTGCCCACAAGCTGAGAACCATACAATATGCGGATAATATCATCGTCCTTAACCAGGGGAAGGTGGAAGAAAGTGGGAAGCACCAGGAGCTGCTGGAGGCAGGTGGATTGTATGCCCACCTGTGGAGAGAACAGCAGAAGGCCGGGGGCTGGAAGTTTGGGATGAAAGAAGCCCTGGGGCAGGCTTCAGGAGGTATTCAGTGTGATTGA
- a CDS encoding ABC transporter ATP-binding protein, translating into MQQREGEKQKKGLSRLLQIAGTKKILILISMFLSVLATMAHFVPYIAIYLLIQELLLHLQDISAVNTSYVWRLALISIGSIGLFGVILYTAFMFSHVAAFNILYEIRVALAEKLSKLPMGYFTGRASGEIKKVMSEDVERVELFVAHHIPDLTAAVIFPLLTLAYLFLMDWRLALASFFPIPLALALQSSMFFSKKTGEINRGYQTALEKMNASIVEYVRGMQVVKVFNQSVDVFQRLKNDIYSYRDFTNHFTKLYSYPYPGYLVLISTSLLFILPTALYILAVSPDYTSAVSVVFLLLVLGAGLYFPMLKLMWMGGLLNQISLGVDRIDDILFKPEIPEARNPQKPADNSVEFKNVHFSYVDTEVLREVSFRAEPGTVTALVGPSGAGKSTIAYLIPRFWDITQGEILLGGVNIKDISTEELMEQVSFVFQDGFLFFDSIEENIRVGNRSASKQEVMEAARAAQCHEFIQSLPMGYDTLVGEGGTYLSGGEQQRLALARAILKNSPVVVLDEATAYTDPENEGKMLTAFSRLIENKTVIVIAHRLSTITDADSILVVDQGCIGERGKHGELLEKNGLYKQMWEDYHSSQSWVMQTKEGVIS; encoded by the coding sequence ATGCAGCAGCGGGAGGGAGAGAAACAAAAAAAGGGATTGTCCAGGCTCCTCCAGATTGCCGGGACCAAAAAAATACTGATTCTTATATCTATGTTTTTATCTGTGCTGGCCACCATGGCGCACTTTGTGCCTTATATAGCCATTTATCTTCTCATTCAGGAGCTGTTGCTCCACCTGCAGGACATCAGTGCTGTAAACACTTCTTATGTGTGGCGTCTGGCTCTTATAAGTATTGGTTCCATAGGTTTATTTGGTGTTATTCTTTATACCGCGTTTATGTTTTCCCACGTGGCGGCATTTAACATTCTTTATGAAATCAGGGTGGCCTTAGCGGAAAAATTATCAAAGCTGCCCATGGGGTATTTTACCGGCAGGGCCTCGGGAGAAATTAAGAAAGTGATGTCGGAGGATGTGGAAAGGGTGGAGCTTTTTGTTGCCCACCATATACCGGATCTGACCGCCGCCGTGATTTTTCCCCTGCTGACCCTGGCTTATCTTTTCTTGATGGATTGGAGGCTGGCCCTGGCTTCTTTCTTCCCCATTCCTTTGGCTTTAGCGCTTCAAAGCAGCATGTTTTTTTCTAAAAAAACCGGGGAAATAAACAGGGGATACCAGACAGCCCTGGAAAAAATGAACGCCTCCATTGTAGAATACGTGCGGGGGATGCAGGTGGTCAAGGTTTTTAATCAGTCGGTGGATGTTTTCCAGCGGCTGAAAAATGATATCTATTCATACCGGGATTTTACAAATCATTTCACAAAGCTGTACAGCTACCCCTATCCCGGTTATTTAGTGCTGATTTCCACTTCCCTTTTGTTTATACTCCCCACAGCATTGTATATCCTGGCGGTTTCCCCGGATTATACTTCTGCCGTTTCCGTGGTATTCCTGTTACTGGTTCTGGGGGCCGGGCTGTATTTTCCCATGCTCAAGCTGATGTGGATGGGGGGGCTTTTGAACCAGATATCTTTAGGGGTGGACCGTATTGACGATATTCTTTTCAAGCCGGAAATCCCTGAGGCTCGGAATCCCCAAAAACCGGCGGATAACTCTGTGGAGTTTAAAAATGTTCACTTCTCCTATGTAGATACGGAGGTGCTCAGGGAGGTAAGTTTCAGGGCAGAGCCGGGAACCGTAACGGCACTGGTGGGGCCTTCGGGTGCCGGCAAGTCCACCATTGCGTATTTAATTCCCCGGTTTTGGGATATCACTCAGGGGGAAATACTGCTGGGAGGGGTCAACATTAAGGATATAAGCACGGAGGAATTGATGGAACAGGTTTCCTTTGTGTTTCAAGACGGCTTTCTTTTCTTTGATAGTATTGAGGAAAATATCCGGGTAGGCAACCGCAGTGCATCCAAACAGGAGGTCATGGAAGCTGCCCGGGCGGCGCAGTGCCATGAGTTTATCCAAAGCCTTCCCATGGGTTATGACACCCTGGTGGGGGAAGGGGGAACCTATCTCTCCGGAGGGGAACAGCAGCGTCTGGCCCTGGCCCGGGCCATATTAAAAAATTCTCCGGTAGTGGTGCTGGATGAAGCCACCGCATATACAGACCCGGAAAATGAGGGGAAAATGCTCACCGCCTTTTCCCGGCTGATAGAAAACAAGACGGTGATTGTTATTGCCCACCGGCTTTCCACTATTACTGATGCGGACAGCATCCTGGTGGTAGACCAGGGGTGCATCGGGGAGAGAGGTAAGCATGGGGAGCTGCTGGAGAAAAACGGCCTTTATAAGCAGATGTGGGAGGATTATCATAGTTCACAAAGCTGGGTGATGCAAACCAAGGAAGGGGTGATTTCATGA
- a CDS encoding MptD family putative ECF transporter S component gives MIFLTDRYMQVMVAKEGGVYLEWFQNVLAYLNTGVFMGIVVISAMGAVLGALLGRKLLAKHFIKAGIVQPN, from the coding sequence ATGATATTTTTAACAGACCGTTATATGCAGGTGATGGTGGCTAAAGAAGGCGGAGTTTACCTGGAATGGTTCCAAAATGTCCTGGCGTATTTAAATACCGGTGTATTTATGGGAATTGTGGTAATCAGTGCCATGGGGGCTGTTCTCGGGGCCCTGCTGGGAAGGAAGCTGCTGGCGAAACACTTTATCAAAGCGGGGATTGTCCAGCCAAATTAA
- a CDS encoding MptD family putative ECF transporter S component: MEIKANVKLERLQVRDLISLGVLNAVFIVIFFAIGMTLGMIPLTYIFMPAAAAVPLGVVFMLIVSKVPKKGAILISGIVQGAVFLLLGSYWPMVLAIMLAAAMGEFIAGSGVYKSFAKISSAYALLICGYFLGAFIPVVFFAERYREMTVGRGYEEAYIDSLISLLNAPLLLIIMGVSAVGAVLGAFLGKRILKKHFLKAGIV, from the coding sequence ATGGAAATCAAAGCAAACGTTAAACTGGAAAGGCTTCAAGTAAGAGATTTAATTTCTCTGGGGGTGCTGAATGCGGTATTTATTGTTATATTTTTCGCCATAGGGATGACCCTGGGGATGATCCCCCTGACCTATATTTTTATGCCGGCAGCTGCAGCGGTCCCTTTAGGGGTGGTATTCATGCTTATTGTTTCAAAGGTTCCTAAAAAAGGGGCAATTCTTATCAGTGGTATAGTGCAGGGGGCAGTGTTCCTTCTGTTAGGTTCCTATTGGCCCATGGTCCTGGCGATAATGTTGGCTGCAGCCATGGGAGAGTTTATTGCCGGGTCAGGGGTATACAAAAGCTTTGCAAAAATCTCTTCCGCCTATGCGCTTTTAATTTGCGGGTATTTTCTTGGGGCTTTTATACCGGTTGTGTTCTTCGCGGAAAGGTACAGGGAAATGACCGTGGGCAGAGGTTATGAGGAGGCGTATATTGACAGCCTTATTTCTTTATTAAATGCACCCTTGTTATTAATTATTATGGGGGTATCAGCGGTCGGCGCTGTCCTGGGGGCTTTTCTGGGGAAAAGGATTTTGAAAAAACATTTCTTAAAAGCAGGCATTGTGTAA
- a CDS encoding arsenic resistance protein — MIVAIFIGLGLGQVNSITALASFFIVPFLMVILFGTFLQITFASLKEGFMNIKAAGLSLAINFLWTPLLAFGLAYLFLRDAPDIYTALIMDMVTPCTDWYLVFTSIAGGNLALSTALLPWNLLLQLVLLPVYLLIFAGTVVEIQPLFFLQSFFRVLIIPFMLAVLSRKVILSLKGEQWYQEKVLNYIGTLQATFLILAITAMFASQGTVLIENSDILLRLLIPVTLFFIINFLVGQAVSRIFKLTYQEGASLIFTTLARNAPLAITIAAAVFPERPLISLVLAVESLIELPILFVISQIMLFILRKQWWPEPEITKDSF; from the coding sequence ATGATAGTTGCAATTTTCATCGGGCTTGGACTGGGACAAGTAAATAGCATTACTGCCCTGGCTTCTTTCTTTATTGTTCCTTTTCTAATGGTAATACTCTTTGGCACTTTTCTTCAGATAACTTTTGCCAGCTTAAAAGAAGGTTTTATGAACATAAAAGCTGCAGGGTTAAGCCTGGCCATTAATTTTTTATGGACGCCTCTACTGGCCTTCGGCCTGGCTTACTTATTTCTGCGGGATGCCCCTGATATCTATACTGCCTTAATTATGGATATGGTCACCCCCTGCACCGACTGGTACCTGGTTTTTACCAGCATTGCCGGCGGCAACCTGGCCCTCTCCACCGCCCTGCTCCCCTGGAACCTGCTTTTACAGCTGGTTCTGCTTCCCGTTTACCTGTTAATCTTTGCAGGAACTGTGGTAGAAATACAGCCATTATTTTTTCTGCAGAGTTTTTTTCGAGTGCTGATCATTCCTTTTATGCTGGCTGTGTTATCAAGAAAAGTAATCCTAAGCCTTAAAGGGGAACAATGGTATCAAGAGAAAGTTCTAAACTACATCGGAACCTTACAGGCAACCTTCCTTATCCTGGCAATTACAGCCATGTTTGCCTCCCAAGGAACTGTTTTAATCGAAAACTCAGATATTTTACTACGTCTCTTAATTCCCGTCACCCTCTTTTTTATAATTAATTTTTTAGTAGGCCAAGCTGTGAGCCGCATTTTCAAATTAACATACCAGGAAGGTGCAAGCTTAATTTTTACTACCCTGGCCCGAAACGCCCCCCTGGCAATTACTATTGCCGCTGCCGTTTTCCCTGAACGCCCTCTTATTTCCCTGGTTTTAGCCGTTGAATCCCTGATTGAACTGCCAATTCTGTTCGTAATATCCCAAATCATGCTTTTCATCCTCCGGAAACAATGGTGGCCGGAACCTGAAATAACAAAAGATAGTTTTTAG
- a CDS encoding prolipoprotein diacylglyceryl transferase, which produces MFIEGINPVIFTIGPLTVHWYGLMMSIAAVIGSHLFLSNGKKMGMDEDNLLNITILTILGALVGARALFVLTNWGFYSANPQEIIRVDHGGLAFHGAILGGILSAWVMSKRYSFDFGNILDLTVPGISITYMLIRIANIFNQELLGRTAELLPFERHPAQIYGFFIGLSMLLLHNYLVRNRSYKPGGFFWAFFLVYSFFRGFIEETFRVMPLPFWGYVNEAWGAGFISLTQLMTPALMLLGWWMFKRSQHV; this is translated from the coding sequence ATGTTTATTGAAGGAATCAATCCTGTAATATTTACCATAGGCCCCCTGACAGTGCACTGGTATGGCCTTATGATGTCCATTGCTGCTGTTATAGGATCCCATCTTTTTTTGAGTAATGGTAAGAAGATGGGAATGGATGAAGATAATCTATTAAATATAACTATACTTACCATCCTGGGAGCTTTGGTTGGTGCCCGGGCTCTTTTTGTTCTTACCAACTGGGGTTTTTACTCTGCCAATCCTCAGGAGATTATTCGGGTGGATCATGGTGGATTGGCCTTCCATGGGGCAATATTGGGAGGTATTTTGTCAGCCTGGGTGATGTCTAAAAGGTACAGTTTTGATTTTGGAAATATTTTAGACTTGACCGTTCCCGGAATATCTATAACTTATATGCTGATCCGTATTGCCAATATTTTCAACCAGGAACTGCTGGGGCGTACCGCAGAACTGCTGCCTTTTGAAAGACATCCCGCTCAAATTTATGGTTTTTTCATCGGTCTCAGCATGCTTTTACTTCATAACTATCTGGTGCGAAACCGCAGTTATAAACCCGGCGGCTTTTTTTGGGCATTTTTTCTTGTTTATTCTTTTTTCCGGGGTTTTATTGAAGAAACCTTTCGGGTAATGCCCCTACCTTTTTGGGGTTATGTTAACGAAGCTTGGGGCGCAGGCTTTATCTCATTAACTCAGCTTATGACCCCGGCCCTGATGCTTTTAGGCTGGTGGATGTTTAAACGAAGCCAACATGTATGA
- a CDS encoding dipeptide ABC transporter ATP-binding protein: MGVLEVRDLSVTYQAEETPVRALQQVSFSLKKGETLGVIGESGSGKTTLALALMGLISGKDPVEGTAYFKGAEFLSFNDKEKEALRWKHIALVFQNSLEVLNPVLNIGKQVGEPIKKHLLLKGKELESRVDELLELVGLDPQWKEAFPHQLSGGMRQRVLIAMALSCRPELLLVDEPTTSLDPVSRKEMIDLLERLQKEYGFTLVVISHDLSCISRLTSRLLVLYSGRVVEEGLTGELLDDPFHPYTRGLINSSPHYFAYKDLWGIPGEPPTGEERGCSFQRRCSQGLESCLEGVPELQQACCERRVACHRGGIVTVLEAEGLKKEYRLKKRVVQAVKGVSLFVKEGEVAALVGETGSGKSTVAQMLGRLMKPTAGDITFQGEKFNDSVTRQEGGIQIVMQDPFSSTSHRLTVEQVLREPLDINKISSSQDRIQRVKEALERVQLSSGKDFLKRYCFELSGGQRQRVAIARALVMKPALLLADEITSMLDPSTQANLLRLLKGLQNSQGFAMLFITHDLDLARKVADRVMVMKDGEIVESGSSRRMFSDPCCCHTKELMEAAFGDHNHRNHHHHNHHHHEH; this comes from the coding sequence ATGGGTGTGCTGGAGGTTCGAGATTTAAGTGTTACATACCAGGCAGAGGAGACTCCTGTAAGAGCGCTGCAGCAGGTTTCTTTTTCTTTAAAAAAAGGGGAAACCTTAGGCGTTATTGGGGAGTCTGGAAGCGGTAAAACTACACTGGCTTTGGCCCTGATGGGTTTGATCAGCGGGAAAGACCCGGTGGAGGGAACCGCATATTTTAAAGGCGCTGAATTTCTTTCTTTCAATGATAAGGAAAAAGAGGCGCTGCGGTGGAAGCACATTGCTCTAGTTTTTCAAAATTCCCTGGAGGTTTTAAACCCGGTCTTAAATATAGGGAAACAGGTGGGAGAACCTATTAAAAAACATCTTCTTCTTAAGGGCAAAGAGCTGGAGTCCCGGGTGGATGAACTATTAGAGTTGGTAGGGTTGGATCCACAGTGGAAAGAAGCTTTCCCCCATCAACTTTCCGGAGGTATGCGCCAGCGGGTGCTGATAGCCATGGCTCTTTCCTGCAGGCCGGAACTGCTGCTGGTGGATGAACCTACCACATCTCTGGACCCTGTGTCCCGAAAAGAGATGATTGACTTATTGGAGAGGCTGCAAAAGGAGTATGGGTTTACCCTGGTGGTTATATCCCATGATTTATCCTGTATTTCCCGGCTTACCTCCCGGCTTTTGGTGCTGTACAGTGGTCGTGTGGTGGAGGAAGGTCTCACGGGAGAGCTTCTAGATGATCCTTTTCATCCATACACCCGAGGGCTTATCAATTCTTCGCCCCATTACTTTGCTTATAAGGACTTGTGGGGGATTCCTGGTGAGCCTCCTACCGGAGAGGAAAGGGGATGCTCTTTCCAAAGGCGATGTTCCCAGGGTCTGGAGAGCTGCCTGGAGGGAGTTCCTGAACTTCAGCAGGCCTGCTGTGAAAGGCGGGTGGCCTGCCACCGGGGAGGTATTGTAACCGTCCTGGAGGCTGAAGGCTTGAAGAAGGAATACCGCTTGAAGAAACGGGTGGTGCAGGCGGTAAAGGGAGTGAGCCTTTTCGTTAAAGAGGGAGAAGTAGCTGCCCTGGTTGGGGAGACGGGGTCCGGCAAGTCTACCGTAGCTCAAATGCTGGGGAGATTGATGAAACCTACTGCGGGAGATATTACTTTTCAGGGTGAAAAGTTTAACGATAGTGTAACCCGGCAGGAGGGGGGTATTCAGATTGTTATGCAGGATCCTTTTTCCTCCACCAGTCATCGTTTAACTGTGGAGCAGGTCCTGCGGGAACCCTTGGACATCAATAAAATCAGCAGTTCACAGGATAGGATTCAAAGGGTGAAAGAGGCACTGGAAAGAGTTCAACTTTCATCAGGGAAAGATTTTTTAAAGAGATATTGTTTTGAGTTGAGTGGGGGGCAGCGGCAGCGTGTCGCTATCGCCAGGGCCCTGGTTATGAAACCGGCCCTGCTGCTGGCGGACGAAATTACCTCTATGCTTGACCCTTCTACCCAGGCAAACCTGCTAAGGCTTTTGAAGGGCCTGCAGAACTCCCAGGGTTTTGCCATGCTGTTTATTACTCATGATTTGGATCTGGCCCGAAAGGTGGCGGACCGTGTCATGGTGATGAAGGATGGGGAAATTGTGGAATCTGGTTCTTCCCGCCGGATGTTTAGCGATCCCTGCTGCTGTCATACCAAAGAACTGATGGAGGCAGCCTTTGGAGATCATAACCACAGGAATCATCATCACCATAACCATCATCATCATGAACATTAA
- a CDS encoding ABC transporter permease, which produces MFQAQTMIPQILLKASGELLKKGIMFWKSLSIFGKVGFAVIVAMVIMAVGAPVFTWLPHNVSSGPALVPPGGDHLMGTDELGVDLWSQICYGARVSLLVGLGTALLAGMGGGIIGIWAGYRGGWIERIIMRLIDIMIVLPDLPIMVILAAFFGSSLRNIIIVLALFSWSHPARIIRAQVLSLKEQGYIKMAESYGAGDLYIIFKHFLPELFPILAVSMIRLSGMAIVTEAALSFLGLGDPTSKSWGLIINHALNFRGIYFTPFWKWWLMYPWAFLTLLITSLALFGRDLEKIADPRVAKGNK; this is translated from the coding sequence ATGTTTCAAGCCCAGACTATGATTCCTCAGATTCTATTAAAGGCATCCGGGGAATTGTTAAAAAAAGGGATAATGTTTTGGAAGAGCCTTTCTATTTTTGGAAAGGTGGGGTTTGCAGTTATCGTGGCTATGGTCATTATGGCTGTTGGGGCTCCTGTTTTTACCTGGCTCCCCCATAATGTGTCCTCGGGGCCTGCGCTGGTGCCCCCGGGGGGAGATCATCTTATGGGAACTGATGAACTGGGAGTAGATCTTTGGTCTCAGATTTGTTATGGGGCCAGGGTTAGTCTTTTGGTGGGATTAGGAACTGCTCTTCTGGCGGGAATGGGAGGCGGTATTATTGGTATTTGGGCCGGTTACCGGGGAGGATGGATAGAGCGGATTATTATGCGCTTGATTGACATCATGATTGTGCTCCCGGATCTTCCCATTATGGTTATTCTGGCTGCTTTTTTCGGGTCCAGTTTAAGAAATATTATTATTGTCCTGGCCCTTTTTTCCTGGTCTCATCCGGCCAGGATTATCCGTGCTCAGGTTTTGTCGTTAAAAGAACAGGGATATATTAAGATGGCTGAGAGTTATGGAGCTGGGGATTTGTATATAATTTTTAAACATTTTCTGCCAGAGCTTTTTCCAATCCTGGCGGTCAGTATGATTCGCCTTTCGGGAATGGCTATTGTAACGGAAGCAGCCCTTTCCTTTCTGGGGCTGGGGGATCCCACATCCAAAAGCTGGGGGCTGATTATTAATCATGCCCTTAATTTTCGAGGAATCTATTTTACTCCCTTCTGGAAGTGGTGGCTGATGTATCCCTGGGCATTTTTAACCTTACTAATTACCTCTTTGGCCCTGTTCGGCAGAGATTTGGAGAAAATTGCCGACCCCAGGGTGGCAAAGGGAAATAAATAA